In Nymphaea colorata isolate Beijing-Zhang1983 chromosome 5, ASM883128v2, whole genome shotgun sequence, one genomic interval encodes:
- the LOC116254621 gene encoding xyloglucan galactosyltransferase KATAMARI1 homolog: protein MRRRFAVGVPREPMEKGSGRSQIRFCFVLLAAVSFWLLLFYFHFSILGGEGSESGVWNQRVKGAAAEKKNSKPKNYPFMRALRTIENKSDPCGGRYVYVHKLPSRFNEDMLKECRSLSLWTNMCKFTTNAGLGPPLENVEGVFSDTGWYATNQFAVDVIFSNRMKQYECLTDDSSLAAAVFVPFYAGFDIARYLWGYNISMRDAASLALVDWLVKRPEWKVMDGKDHFLVAGRITWDFRRLTDGEGDWGNKLLFLPAAKNMSMLVVESSPWNKNDFGIPYPTYFHPAKDADVFLWQERMRKLERPWLFSFAGAPRPDNPKSIRGQIIDQCRNSKVCKLLECDFGESKCHSPSSIMQMFQGSLFCLQPQGDSYTRRSAFDSMLAGCIPVFFHPGSAYIQYTWHLPRNFTKYSVFIPEDDIRKRNISIEQRLLQISPEQVKIMREEVISLIPRLVYADPRSKLETLHDAFDVAVDAIIDKVTKLRKDIIEGRDDSDTYVEEISWKYALLEDGQRTVGPHEWDPFFSKPKNEGDSSKSSAEAAKNSWKNEQRNQS from the coding sequence GAACCGATGGAGAAGGGGAGCGGGAGGTCGCAGATCCGTTTCTGCTTCGTGCTACTCGCCGCTGTTTCTTTCTGGCTCCTGCTTTTCTACTTCCACTTCTCGATCCTCGGGGGCGAGGGTTCTGAATCTGGGGTGTGGAATCAGCGAGTGAAGGGGGCggcggcagagaaaaaaaactcgAAGCCGAAGAATTATCCGTTTATGAGGGCGTTGAGGACGATAGAGAACAAGAGCGATCCATGCGGGGGCAGGTATGTCTACGTTCACAAGCTCCCTTCTCGATTCAATGAGGATATGTTGAAGGAGTGTCGGAGCCTTAGTTTGTGGACAAACATGTGTAAATTCACGACCAATGCCGGCCTTGGGCCACCGCTAGAGAACGTTGAAGGTGTGTTTTCAGACACGGGATGGTATGCAACGAATCAATTCGCGGTAGATGTCATCTTCAGTAATAGGATGAAGCAGTACGAATGCCTGACTGACGATTCTTCATTGGCTGCTGCCGTCTTTGTGCCTTTTTATGCTGGCTTCGATATTGCTCGCTACTTGTGGGGATATAATATATCGATGAGGGATGCAGCTTCGTTAGCACTGGTAGATTGGTTGGTAAAGAGACCAGAGTGGAAGGTGATGGATGGTAAGGATCATTTCCTTGTGGCGGGAAGGATAACGTGGGATTTCAGGAGGCTTACCGATGGAGAAGGAGATTGGGGTAATAAGCTGCTGTTTCTTCCTGCAGCGAAGAACATGTCAATGCTTGTTGTGGAATCAAGCCCTTGGAATAAGAATGATTTTGGAATTCCATACCCCACTTACTTTCATCCGGCGAAGGATGCTGATGTTTTCTTATGGCAGGAGAGAATGAGGAAACTGGAGAGGCCATGGCTGTTTTCATTTGCTGGGGCCCCTCGTCCGGATAATCCGAAATCAATCAGAGGGCAGATAATCGATCAATGCCGGAATTCCAAAGTGTGTAAGCTTTTGGAATGCGATTTTGGCGAGAGCAAATGTCATTCTCCAAGTAGCATCATGCAGATGTTCCAAGGTTCACTGTTTTGTTTGCAGCCACAGGGTGATTCTTACACTCGTAGATCGGCCTTTGATTCTATGTTGGCAGGGTGTATCCCTGTTTTCTTCCACCCTGGTTCCGCTTACATACAGTACACATGGCATCTTCCAAGAAATTTCACCAAATATTCGGTGTTTATACCCGAAGAtgatattagaaaaagaaatatcagCATTGAGCAGAGATTACTTCAAATATCTCCGGAACAAGTGAAAATCATGAGAGAGGAGGTCATAAGTCTGATACCTAGATTGGTTTATGCTGATCCTCGATCTAAACTAGAGACTCTTCATGATGCGTTTGATGTTGCTGTTGATGCAATAATTGACAAAGTCACGAAGCTGAGGAAAGATATTATCGAAGGCCGTGATGATAGTGATACTTATGTGGAGGAGATCAGTTGGAAATATGCTCTTTTGGAGGATGGGCAACGAACCGTTGGGCCACATGAGTGGGATCCGTTCTTCTCTAAGCCCAAAAACGAGGGGGACTCAAGTAAGTCGTCTGCTGAAGCTGCTAAAAACTCATGGAAGAATGAACAGAGAAATCAATCATGA